In Stieleria varia, one genomic interval encodes:
- a CDS encoding sugar phosphate isomerase/epimerase family protein, protein MESWPIGVFASVDAGLGVAWDVIEQLGVPTIQLHAPHGDKRTQQTAQTLRSQLDAMGVQCTAVFGGFDGESYADIPTVVRTVGLVPPETRESRLAEMMQISDFAHWLGCDTVALHLGFIPHDPTDPDYAPIVDVTRRLCDHCQSHGQFLHLETGQETADGLLEFIAQVDRENLKINFDPANMILYGTGEPIEALQSVAEHVRSIHCKDGTWSDHPGDTWGAEVPLGEGDVNIRKYLETLKEIGYTGPLTIEREIPQDPERQKAEISHAIQLLTQLRSEIL, encoded by the coding sequence ATGGAATCCTGGCCAATTGGTGTGTTCGCGTCCGTGGACGCTGGTTTGGGCGTCGCCTGGGACGTGATCGAGCAACTCGGTGTCCCCACGATTCAGCTACACGCCCCCCACGGCGACAAACGCACACAGCAGACCGCTCAGACTCTCCGCAGCCAACTGGACGCCATGGGAGTCCAGTGCACGGCGGTTTTTGGAGGTTTTGACGGCGAAAGCTATGCGGATATCCCCACGGTCGTCCGCACCGTCGGGCTGGTCCCCCCAGAGACCCGCGAGAGCCGGTTGGCCGAAATGATGCAGATCTCGGATTTTGCTCACTGGCTCGGCTGCGATACCGTGGCATTGCATTTGGGATTCATCCCCCACGACCCGACAGACCCCGACTACGCCCCCATCGTGGACGTGACGCGACGACTGTGCGACCACTGCCAAAGCCACGGCCAGTTCTTACACCTGGAGACCGGTCAAGAAACCGCGGACGGCTTGCTGGAGTTCATCGCCCAAGTCGACCGAGAAAATCTGAAAATCAATTTCGATCCGGCCAACATGATCCTGTACGGCACGGGCGAACCAATCGAAGCTCTGCAGAGCGTGGCCGAGCACGTCCGCAGCATTCACTGCAAGGACGGCACCTGGAGCGATCACCCCGGAGACACCTGGGGCGCCGAAGTCCCCTTGGGTGAAGGCGACGTGAATATCCGCAAGTACCTCGAAACGTTGAAGGAAATCGGCTACACCGGTCCGCTGACCATCGAGCGCGAGATCCCTCAAGATCCCGAGCGACAAAAAGCAGAAATCAGTCACGCGATCCAACTACTGACGCAACTGAGGTCAGAAATCCTTTAG